One genomic segment of Labrus bergylta chromosome 17, fLabBer1.1, whole genome shotgun sequence includes these proteins:
- the LOC109988565 gene encoding sperm-associated antigen 16 protein isoform X2, with translation MSAQRKERAEEENREEENKVEEERRDDEEDFEEAMREFASSTASRRKCEPPKLQMIPKIPEAVDDFLRNFLRKLGMSRTLRSFEAEWYGSAQKLQTESLRMTCAGVSFIPDALTHRQLLHSELQEVHRETDLLREEVLAAGERLGRMQREADFHRLQYRRVQEEKNRLINDFKKLKKHLESYEPALKQLDEKYQTALSQKMLISIEKERVKSSINAQPNQEKPQMKKERSIKSGDRPDKSPEKSNNMRYPKFPDPHLAQVSFETCKSSFSLSCSVRAHQLPISCIDLHPRKMVLSSASDDHSWRLWALPADGEKVGQMVMTGEGHSDWLSGCSFHPEGAKLATTSGDSTVRLWDFSRGCCVLMLAGHTQPTWGCSFHSCGHLLASCSADRTIKLWDLNRASCHLTLRRHTASVNSVRFLPFSDLLLACSADKTLALWDAKVGLCVATFQGHQHPCNHAAFSLAGGIAASCDTRGVVKLWDIRKPSSATATVEAGQQAANQVAFSPSGKTLAVACSDGLVRMVDVASLVVSSLSGHSDGVQSVTFDHKGETVISAGSDGSINVWS, from the exons ATGTCAGcgcagagaaaagagagagcagaggaggagaacagagaggaggagaacaaggtggaggaggagaggagggacgATGAGGAGGACTTTGAGGAGGCGATGAGAGAGTTCGCCTCCTCCACTGCTTCCAGAAGAAAATGCGAACCTCCCAAACTTCAAATGATTCCAAAAATCCCAGAGGCGGTGGACGACTTCCTGAGGAACTTTCTCCGGAAATTAGGGATGAGCCGGACTCTGAGGAGCTTTGAGGCCGAGTGGTACGGCTCGGCTCAGAAACTCCAGACTGAATCTCTGAGGATGACTTGTGCAGGAGTGTCCTTCATCCCTGACGCGCTCACACACAGGCAGCTCCTCCACAGCGAGCTGCAGGAGGTCCACAGAGAGACCGACCTGCTCAGAGAGGAGGTGCTGGCTGCAGGGGAGAGACTGGGGAGGATGCAGAGGGAGGCGGATTTCCACCGGCTGCAGTACAGACGAGTccaggaggagaaaaacaggCTGATAAACGacttcaaaaagctgaaaaaacacCTGGAGTCATACGAGCCGGCGCTGAAACAGCTGGACGAGAAATACCAAACAGCTCTGAGTCAGAAAAtgctaatcagtatagaaaagGAGCGAGTTAAAAGCAGCATAAATGCACAACCGAACCAGGAAAAACCCcaaatgaagaaagaaagaagcatCAAAAGCGGAGACAGGCCTGATAAATCTCCAGAGAAAAGCAACAACATGAGATATCCAAAGTTTCCTGACCCACACCTGGCTCAGGTGAGTTTTGAAACGTGTAAAAGTTCCTTCAGTCTGTCCTGCTCCGTGAGGGCTCACCAGCTCCCCATCAGCTGCATCGACCTGCATCCACGAAAGATGGTCCTCTCCTCCGCCAGTGACGACCACAGCTGGAGACTGTGGGCGCTGCCAGCCGACGGAGAGAAG GTTGGTCAGATGGTGATGACAGGTGAGGGtcattctgattggctgtccgGGTGCAGTTTTCACCCAGAAGGAGCAAAACTGGCGACCACAAGTGGAGACAGCACG GTGCGTCTCTGGGACTTCTCTCGTGGCTGCTGCGTGCTGATGCTCGCCGGTCACACTCAGCCGACCTGGGGCTGCTCCTTCCACTCGTGCGGTCACCTCCTGGCGTCTTGCTCTGCCGACAGAACCATCAAGCTGTGGGACCTGAACAGAGCGAGCTGTCACCTTACACTGCGCCGCCACACCGCCTCCGTCAACAGCGTCCGCTTCCTGCCCTTCTCTGACCTCCTCCTCGCCTGCTCCGCTGATAAAACCCTCGCCTTGTGGGACGCCAAAGTGGGTCTCTGTGTTGCTACCTTCCAGGGTCACCAGCACCCCTGCAATCACGCCGCTTTCAGCCTGGCAGGAGGCATCGCCGCCTCCTGTGACACCCGCGGCGTCGTCAAGCTGTGGGACATCAGGAAACCGTCATCAGCAACCGCAACTGTAGAAGCTGGACAACAGGCCGCCAATCAGGTGGCGTTCAGCCCATCAGGGAAGACTTTAGCTGTTGCCTGCAGTGACGGTCTGGTCAGGATGGTGGATGTGGCTTCTCTCGTTGTGAGCAGCCTGTCGGGACACAGCGATGGCGTGCAGAGTGTGACTTTTGACCACAAGGGGGAGACTGTGATATCAGCGGGGAGTGATGGGTCGATTAATGTCTGGTCGTGA
- the mbd2 gene encoding methyl-CpG-binding domain protein 2 isoform X1, producing the protein MERKRTDCPALPTGWKKEEVIRKSGLSAGKSDVYYYSPSGKKFRSKPQLSRYLGNTVDLGCFDFRTGKMMPGKMQKNKQRLRHDQLILAKGGKLDLNTALPIRQTASIFKQPVTKVTSHPGNKVKPDLQRGADQPRQLFWERRLKGLRSSDVTEEVLRSMDLPKGLQSVGPDTSDDTLLSAIASALHMSSAPITGQTSVAAEKNPAIWLNVSQPLCKAFTVTDEHIREQELKVYQARRSLEEALMADSLARAAENTRELLEGKRA; encoded by the exons atggagaggaagaggacggacTGTCCCGCTCTTCCGACCGGCTGGAAGAAGGAAGAAGTGATCAGGAAGTCCGGGCTGAGCGCCGGGAAGAGCGACGTCTACTATTACAG TCCTTCAGGAAAGAAGTTCAGGAGTAAACCTCAGCTGTCCCGTTACCTTGGCAACACAGTGGATCTGGGATGTTTCGACTTCCGGACAGGGAAGATGATGCCAGGGAAAAtgcagaagaacaaacagagaCTCCGACATGACCAGCTCATCTTGGCCAAG GGAGGTAAACTGGACCTGAACACCGCTCTGCCCATCAGACAGACGGCCTCCATCTTTAAACAGCCTGTTACCAAGGTTACTAGTCATCCAGGCAACAAGGTGAAGCCAGACCTGCAGAGAGGGGCCGATCAGCCCAGACAG ctgttcTGGGAGAGGAGGTTGAAAGGTCTCCGTTCATCAGACGTCACAGAGGAAGTCCTGCGGTCAATGGACCTCCCCAAAGGCCTGCAGA GTGTTGGACCAGACACCAGCGATGACACTCTGCTTTCAGCCATCGCCAGCGCTCTGCACATGAGCTCTGCCCCGATCACGGGACAGACGTCTGTGGCCGCTGAGAAGAACCCGGCCATCTGGCTCAACGTGTCCCAGCCGCTCTGCAAGGCCTTCACCGTCACAGACGAACACATCAG ggagcaGGAGCTGAAGGTGTACCAGGCCAGGAGGAGTCTGGAGGAGGCGCTCATGGCTGACAGTTTGGCGCGGGCCGCCGAAAACACCCGGGAGCTGCTGGAGGGGAAGAGGGCCTGA
- the LOC109988533 gene encoding lysozyme C: MRSLVFLLLVAVASAKVFERCEWARVLKGSGMDGYRGISLADWVCLSQWESHYNTQATNRNSDGSTDYGIFQINSRYWCDNGTPSSNACNIRCSDLLTDNVATAITCAKRVVRDPNGIRAWVAWKVHCQNRDLSSYVAGCGV; encoded by the exons ATGAGGTCTCTGGTGTTTCTGCTCCTGGTGGCTGTGGCCAGCGCCAAAGTCTTCGAGCGCTGTGAGTGGGCCCGAGTGTTGAAGGGAAGCGGGATGGACGGATACCGCGGCATCAGCCTGGCTGATT GGGTCTGTCTGTCCCAGTGGGAGTCGCACTACAACACCCAAGCCACCAACCGCAACAGTGACGGATCCACCGACTACGGCATCTTCCAGATCAACAGCCGCTACTGGTGTGACAACGGCACACCCTCATCGAATGCGTGCAACATCAGATGCAGCG ACCTTCTGACTGATAACGTCGCCACCGCCATCACTTGTGCCAAACGTGTCGTCAGGGATCCTAACGGCATTAGAGCCTG GGTGGCTTGGAAAGTTCATTGCCAGAATCGGGACCTGAGCTCCTACGTGGCAGGATGTGGAGTTTAA
- the c17h18orf54 gene encoding lung adenoma susceptibility protein 2 — MEYGGLVGDVLSPESTVTSLLSSSGHLRSNLLAPEHNTSFRYRDKDYESASAALDAYIADFDRSGQNRGSLTGKLVLPQSLPSTPCRPGASMLRNKDVLRERLTDKELDFLNLPVSSLHHRSNRDRLSMTTDELLSIPHDGSMPVTHTSAFIQGLMSKSRASQPRPTSSRPAQRPWDRLSSSHIAPRINLHHHTHPTRMPRSSRGRPGTAMMKPDADISSGSCYRSSHRAARTERADLSSSLHLPHWFTSNKSDMDCSGITSVPDLKYPAWIQRCDLSEPPPPSESELWDDRGVPLPAVHRSGAPSWVEELESNDVSDQTPAQSDSRQTLRDLRLQFAEQISLLAAQKKSSDIMETLFRDNRIESLIQKADQVLNSLSQSSGGAESRSHSVSIPDGVNEEGSLMKTEELLHGPQFNQDSEAATGGDTEAQTDSGAPLQDCCLHGNNIFKQPGPAEALKQMLFRLQAVEAELQRRQETPAAPTETDRLQTRETPVKQKPEREAELESVSGGASLQRALHHLSRLKMLVEEPREKRAQEEKERDEDEGRYSSSSADGLTCTQQERS; from the exons aTGGAGTACGGTGGCCTGGTCGGTGACGTTCTGTCCCCAGAGTCGACGGTTACTTCCCTCCTGTCCAGCTCAGGTCACCTGAGAAGCAACCTGCTGGCTCCTGAACACAACACCTCCTTCAGATACAGAGACAAG GACTATGAATCCGCCTCTGCAGCACTGGACGCCTACATTGCAGACTTCGACAGAAGTGGGCAGAACAGAGGGTCTCTGACAGGAAAGCTGGTCTTGCCTCAAAGTCTACCCTCCACGCCATGCAGACCTGGAGCGAGCATGCTCAGAAACAAAGATG TTCTCAGGGAGCGTTTGACGGACAAGGAGCTGGACTTCCTTAACCTCCCCGTCAGCTCCCTCCATCACCGCAGCAACAGAGACAGACTCTCCATGACGACTGACGAGTTACTGTCCATCCCTCATGACGGCTCCATGCCCGTCACCCACACGTCCGCCTTTATCCAAG GCCTCATGTCCAAGTCCAGGGCGTCCCAGCCTCGTCCCACCTCCTCCAGACCAGCACAGAGACCCTGGGACAGACTCAGCAGCAGTCACATCGCTCCCCGCATAAACCTCCATCACCACACTCACCCAACCAGGATGCCCAGAAGCTCCAG GGGCAGACCAGGCACAGCCATGATGAAACCGGATGCTGATATTTCCTCCGGCAGCTGCTACAGA tcctcaCACAGAGCAGCGAGGACGGAGCGGGCCGACCTGTCCTCATCGCTCCACCTCCCTCACTGGTTCACCAGCAACAAGTCTGACATGGACTGCTCCGGAATCACCAGCGTGCCTGACCTGAAGTACCCGGCCTGGATCCAACGCTGCGACCTGAGCGAGCCTCCGCCGCCCTCAGAGTCAGAGCTGTGGGATGACCGAG GTGTTCCCCTTCCTGCAGTTCACAGATCCGGAGCTCCGTCCTGGGTGGAAGAGCTGGAGAGCAACGATGTTTCTGACCAGACACCTGCCCAG AGTGACAGCCGGCAGACTCTCAGAGATCTCAGGCTTCAGTTTGCTGAACAGATTTCTCTACTCGCCGCTCAGAAGAAAAGCTCTGACATCATGGAAACTCTGTTCAGAG ACAACAGGATTGAGTCTCTGATCCAGAAGGCCGACCAGGTGTTGAACTCTCTGTCTCAGAGTTCTGGAGGAGCAGAAAGCCGATCACATTCGG tCAGTATCCCTGATGGTGTCAATGAAGAAGGCAGCCTGATGAAGACAGAGGAGCTTTTGCACGGCCCTCAGTTCAATCA GGACTCAGAAGCAGCAACAGGGGGCGACACAGAGGCTCAGACCGACAGTGGAGCTCCG CTTCAGGACTGCTGTCTCCATGGAAACAACATCTTTAAACAGCCAGGTCCAGCTGAGGCTCTGAAGCAGATGCTGTTCAGGCTGCAGGCGGTGGAGGCGGAGCTTCAGCGACGCCAGGAGACGCCAGCGGCTCCAACAGAGACTGACAGGTTACAGACACGAGAGACTCCAGTGAAACAG AAGCCTGAGAGGGAAGCAGAGCTGGAGAGTGTTTCTGGTGGAGCGTCACTACAAAG AGCTCTGCATCACCTGAGCCGACTGAAGATGCTGGTGGAAGAGCCCAGAGAGAAACGCGcacaggaagagaaggagagggatgAAGACGAAGGACGctactcttcttcttcagctgaTGGACTCACCTGCACTCAGCAGGAACGCTCCTGA
- the LOC109988565 gene encoding sperm-associated antigen 16 protein isoform X1, which yields MSAQRKERAEEENREEENKVEEERRDDEEDFEEAMREFASSTASRRKCEPPKLQMIPKIPEAVDDFLRNFLRKLGMSRTLRSFEAEWYGSAQKLQTESLRMTCAGVSFIPDALTHRQLLHSELQEVHRETDLLREEVLAAGERLGRMQREADFHRLQYRRVQEEKNRLINDFKKLKKHLESYEPALKQLDEKYQTALSQKMLISIEKERVKSSINAQPNQEKPQMKKERSIKSGDRPDKSPEKSNNMRYPKFPDPHLAQVSFETCKSSFSLSCSVRAHQLPISCIDLHPRKMVLSSASDDHSWRLWALPADGEKVGQMVMTGEGHSDWLSGCSFHPEGAKLATTSGDSTVGSSLHYSPVSSDLLVLSMILGRFLLQVRLWDFSRGCCVLMLAGHTQPTWGCSFHSCGHLLASCSADRTIKLWDLNRASCHLTLRRHTASVNSVRFLPFSDLLLACSADKTLALWDAKVGLCVATFQGHQHPCNHAAFSLAGGIAASCDTRGVVKLWDIRKPSSATATVEAGQQAANQVAFSPSGKTLAVACSDGLVRMVDVASLVVSSLSGHSDGVQSVTFDHKGETVISAGSDGSINVWS from the exons ATGTCAGcgcagagaaaagagagagcagaggaggagaacagagaggaggagaacaaggtggaggaggagaggagggacgATGAGGAGGACTTTGAGGAGGCGATGAGAGAGTTCGCCTCCTCCACTGCTTCCAGAAGAAAATGCGAACCTCCCAAACTTCAAATGATTCCAAAAATCCCAGAGGCGGTGGACGACTTCCTGAGGAACTTTCTCCGGAAATTAGGGATGAGCCGGACTCTGAGGAGCTTTGAGGCCGAGTGGTACGGCTCGGCTCAGAAACTCCAGACTGAATCTCTGAGGATGACTTGTGCAGGAGTGTCCTTCATCCCTGACGCGCTCACACACAGGCAGCTCCTCCACAGCGAGCTGCAGGAGGTCCACAGAGAGACCGACCTGCTCAGAGAGGAGGTGCTGGCTGCAGGGGAGAGACTGGGGAGGATGCAGAGGGAGGCGGATTTCCACCGGCTGCAGTACAGACGAGTccaggaggagaaaaacaggCTGATAAACGacttcaaaaagctgaaaaaacacCTGGAGTCATACGAGCCGGCGCTGAAACAGCTGGACGAGAAATACCAAACAGCTCTGAGTCAGAAAAtgctaatcagtatagaaaagGAGCGAGTTAAAAGCAGCATAAATGCACAACCGAACCAGGAAAAACCCcaaatgaagaaagaaagaagcatCAAAAGCGGAGACAGGCCTGATAAATCTCCAGAGAAAAGCAACAACATGAGATATCCAAAGTTTCCTGACCCACACCTGGCTCAGGTGAGTTTTGAAACGTGTAAAAGTTCCTTCAGTCTGTCCTGCTCCGTGAGGGCTCACCAGCTCCCCATCAGCTGCATCGACCTGCATCCACGAAAGATGGTCCTCTCCTCCGCCAGTGACGACCACAGCTGGAGACTGTGGGCGCTGCCAGCCGACGGAGAGAAG GTTGGTCAGATGGTGATGACAGGTGAGGGtcattctgattggctgtccgGGTGCAGTTTTCACCCAGAAGGAGCAAAACTGGCGACCACAAGTGGAGACAGCACGGTAGGTTCCTCTCTACATTATTCTCCCGTGTCGTCTGATCTTCTCGTCCTGTCGATGATTCTCGGACGGTTCCTCCTGCAGGTGCGTCTCTGGGACTTCTCTCGTGGCTGCTGCGTGCTGATGCTCGCCGGTCACACTCAGCCGACCTGGGGCTGCTCCTTCCACTCGTGCGGTCACCTCCTGGCGTCTTGCTCTGCCGACAGAACCATCAAGCTGTGGGACCTGAACAGAGCGAGCTGTCACCTTACACTGCGCCGCCACACCGCCTCCGTCAACAGCGTCCGCTTCCTGCCCTTCTCTGACCTCCTCCTCGCCTGCTCCGCTGATAAAACCCTCGCCTTGTGGGACGCCAAAGTGGGTCTCTGTGTTGCTACCTTCCAGGGTCACCAGCACCCCTGCAATCACGCCGCTTTCAGCCTGGCAGGAGGCATCGCCGCCTCCTGTGACACCCGCGGCGTCGTCAAGCTGTGGGACATCAGGAAACCGTCATCAGCAACCGCAACTGTAGAAGCTGGACAACAGGCCGCCAATCAGGTGGCGTTCAGCCCATCAGGGAAGACTTTAGCTGTTGCCTGCAGTGACGGTCTGGTCAGGATGGTGGATGTGGCTTCTCTCGTTGTGAGCAGCCTGTCGGGACACAGCGATGGCGTGCAGAGTGTGACTTTTGACCACAAGGGGGAGACTGTGATATCAGCGGGGAGTGATGGGTCGATTAATGTCTGGTCGTGA
- the mbd2 gene encoding methyl-CpG-binding domain protein 2 isoform X2, with the protein MERKRTDCPALPTGWKKEEVIRKSGLSAGKSDVYYYSPSGKKFRSKPQLSRYLGNTVDLGCFDFRTGKMMPGKMQKNKQRLRHDQLILAKLFWERRLKGLRSSDVTEEVLRSMDLPKGLQSVGPDTSDDTLLSAIASALHMSSAPITGQTSVAAEKNPAIWLNVSQPLCKAFTVTDEHIREQELKVYQARRSLEEALMADSLARAAENTRELLEGKRA; encoded by the exons atggagaggaagaggacggacTGTCCCGCTCTTCCGACCGGCTGGAAGAAGGAAGAAGTGATCAGGAAGTCCGGGCTGAGCGCCGGGAAGAGCGACGTCTACTATTACAG TCCTTCAGGAAAGAAGTTCAGGAGTAAACCTCAGCTGTCCCGTTACCTTGGCAACACAGTGGATCTGGGATGTTTCGACTTCCGGACAGGGAAGATGATGCCAGGGAAAAtgcagaagaacaaacagagaCTCCGACATGACCAGCTCATCTTGGCCAAG ctgttcTGGGAGAGGAGGTTGAAAGGTCTCCGTTCATCAGACGTCACAGAGGAAGTCCTGCGGTCAATGGACCTCCCCAAAGGCCTGCAGA GTGTTGGACCAGACACCAGCGATGACACTCTGCTTTCAGCCATCGCCAGCGCTCTGCACATGAGCTCTGCCCCGATCACGGGACAGACGTCTGTGGCCGCTGAGAAGAACCCGGCCATCTGGCTCAACGTGTCCCAGCCGCTCTGCAAGGCCTTCACCGTCACAGACGAACACATCAG ggagcaGGAGCTGAAGGTGTACCAGGCCAGGAGGAGTCTGGAGGAGGCGCTCATGGCTGACAGTTTGGCGCGGGCCGCCGAAAACACCCGGGAGCTGCTGGAGGGGAAGAGGGCCTGA